AAAGTATGCGCCTATTAAAACCACTTTTACCTGGTATTGGTTTATCTATGGCTATGTGGTGTGGGAGTTCTCGCACTTCATTTATCATTACCTGGGGCATAAGGTGCGGTTGTTCTGGTGTCTGCATTCCACGCATCATGCGCCCAAGGCAATGAACCTGTCGGTTACCTATACGCATTTTTTCCTGGAGGCGCCCTATGCAGATGTGATCCGTACAACGATCTGTATCCTGGCGGGGATTAATCCACCGTTGTTATTCCTGATCATGTTTATTGATGGTACCTGGGGTGCTTTTATTCATGTAGGCGAGAATCTGATCAAAGACGGGCGGCTGGGTTTTCTGAACAGGATACTGCTGACACCCTCACATCACCGGGTGCATCATGCCAAGAATCCGCTTTATATGGATACTAATTTCTGTAACCTGCTCAATATATGGGATAAGGTATTCGGCACATTCCAATACGAGAAAAAGGAGCTGGAGATTGAGTATGGTATTTCGAGAGAGATGAATCCGGGTAACTTATGGGATGTATATTTCGGGGAGCTGTATTGTCTTGGCCGGGATATCATTCATGCACCCGGTATCACCAACAAGCTGTTGTACATTGTGATGCCGCCCGGATGGAGCCATACGGGCCAGCATAAAACAGCAAAAGTAGTGAAACAGGCTTATCTCGATGAAATGAAGGCCAGGGGAGAGGTCAGGCCTGTAGAAGAGCCGGTATCGTAAAATACATGCACTTTGTTCCCCGCGATGTATTATATTTGTTTTACACCAACGCTGAATATTATGTCTCTGCTAAACAACAACAAGAAAAACGGTAAAAAAGATAATAAGCAAGTAAAGAACAATATGCCAGGTGGCAACGCATTCATCAAACCCAATGTTGCACCCTCCTTTACCAAGAAACCGGTAAAGACAGGTGGTACAAGAGGAAGTTGATGAGCTGCGTGAAGGCCCCCGATTAAAAAGCCATGTTATCAAACGGTAACATGGCTTTTTACATACTGACGGGATTTGTTGTACAGGCACGGTTGTATCTGTAAATAATTATTCTGATATCATTAAATTGACCTACCTTCACTACGTAAGTAGCTCAGCTGACGTTCAATGGCAGCGGAATCACTACTTGAATCAACGGGAATTTTTTCCCGGTTTTTCCTTCACAAAGTTTAATATCTAACATAAAATACGTCATCATGAATCTTTATATTTCTAATCTGAGTTCATATACTACAGAGGAAGACCTGAGGAACCTGTTCTCTAAATTCGGCGCCATTGATTCCGTAAAAATCATCGTGGATAAATTTACTAACCAGTCACGTGGATTTGGTTTTATTGAAATGCCTTCCGATGCAGAAGCAAACGAAGCAATTCAGGGTTTGAATAACACAGAAGTACAGGGTAGATCACTGGGAGTAGCAGTTGCCAGACCCAAAGAGAATAACAATAATAACAGGAATAACAGGTGGTAAGATAGCGTTATCGTCATCTCACTTGTATTACCAGCATATTATAAATTGTCTTTCAGACTTTTTTAACGGCTTACATCATATACCATCCCATTTACTTGCGGGTGGTATTGATAATAATAGCCATCGTACTGTTGAACTACCCTCCAATCTTACAACTAAATAGTAAATTTGAACACAGTAAAAACAATTATCAAAGGAACAGGTTGTTTTATTCCATCCCTTGTGAAACTTAACCGCGATTTTGCCGCAGATAGTTTCTATGATGCTCATCAGGTACAAATTGCAACGGCGACGCTGGAAGTGATCGATAAATTCCAGCAGATCACAGGGATTAATGAACGCCGGTATGCAGATAATGATCAGAATGCCTCTGGTATGGCTGCCATTGCTGCTTCCCGTGCTATCACAGATGCAGGTATTGACCCGGAAACGATAGATCAGATCATTGTAGCGCATAATTTTGGAGATGTTGGTGTAAGTTCTATCCAGTCCGATGCCGTTCCATCTTTGGCTTCCCGCGTAAAACATACGTTGGGAATCAGGAACGTTTCCTGTGTAGCCTACGATATTTTATTCGGTTGCCCCGGTTGGTTGCAGGGCGTTATACAGGCAGATGCATTCATAAAAGCAGGCATCGCCAAACGTTGTCTCGTAATAGGTACAGAAACCCTCAGTCGCGTAATAGATAGCTACGACCGTGACAGCATGATCTTCAGCGATGGCGCCGGCGCCGTGATCATTGAAGCAAGCAACGACCCCGCCGGCAACGCAGGTATTCTATCCAGCGCAGCACAGTCCTTCGCGATGGACGAAGCCAACTACATCAACATGGGTAGTTCCTATTTGCCCAACGCCGATGAGCAGGTGAAATACATCAAAATGCAGGGACGGAAAGTATATGAGTTCGCATTGAAACATGTACCCACAGCCATTAAAACATGCATCGATGCTATTGGCATGGACATCACCCAGGTGAAGAAAATATTCATTCACCAGGCTAATGAGAAACTGGATGAGGCCATTGTAAAAGCCTTGTATAAACTATATAACATTACACCGGTATTGAGCGAGGTAATGCCCATGAACATTCACGCACTGGGCAACAGCTCTGTGGCAACTATCCCTACCTTGTTTGACATGGTACGCAAAGGTGCTTTCCCGGAGCATAAGCTGGACGCAGGAGATGTAGTGGTATTTGCTTCCGTAGGCGCCGGTATGAATATCAACGCTGTTTGTTACAGGATGTAATCATCATAAAGTAAGTTCCCATTAAATTCTGAGCCGCCTTCGTGCGGCTTTTTTCTGTCTTGTTACGGCCATCTGATCTGCTCATAATAAAGAAAACTGCAACTGTTTTTGTAAGCGCATTTATTGCATTTTTGTATCCTTAAATATTGCACACATGAATATCCGGTTTTTCCAGGTAGACGCCTTTACCAACAAACCCTTCAAAGGCAACCCGGCAGGCGTTTGCATCATGGACGCTCCCGCAGATGATCAGACACTACAGGCCATTGCTGCCGAAAACAATATCGCGGAAACAGCTTTCCTTTTCAAACAACCGGATGGATACCGCCTGCGGTGGTTTACACCCAAAGTAGAAATGCCGCTATGCGGTCATGCTACCCTCGCCAGCGCACATGTACTGTGGACCACCGGACTGGCTCCTGCGGAAGAAGTCATTCAATTCCATACCCTGAGCGGGTTGCTGACAGCCGCCAGGAAAGATAACCGTATAGAACTGGATTTCCCGGCACGCAGCCATGAGCCGGTAGCTTTACCTACCGCATTAAGACAGCTTTTCGGAGATAATTATGCGGATGTTGTGTTTTCCCACGACCGCTATATTGTAGAGTTGCACTCACCGGAAGATGTGATCAACTTTGTTCCCGATTTTCATTTGCTGGAGAAATATTTATGTGTCATCACCAGCAAGGGTAACAACGGCTATCCATACGATTTTGTATCCAGGTATTTTGCTGTTCCGGTGGGTGTAAATGAGGACCCCGTAACGGGTTCGGCACATTGCAGCCTGGCGACTTACTGGGCGGAAAGATTGCATAAAAAAACCTTTCATGCCTACCAGGCTTCGGCCAGGGGCGGGGAGCTGAAAGTGATCTTACAGAATGATCGTGTATTGTTGCAGGGAGAGGCGGTGACGGTGGTAGCAGGTACATTCTACATCTGAAAACTATTTTCCGATCACCCAATAGCCGATAGCCAACCAGATCAGCCCTTTGATCAGGAAGAACAGAAAGCCCCAGACACCCAGCTTCTTCAGCCATTTGAGGAGTTGTTGTTTTTTGTTACCGGTACTCATAACATTGTAAAATTACAGGAAATATCAATTGATTTTCAAAAACCAGGGAAGCATTCTTTAAACAGGTAGACTATAAAAATCTATTATAGTATCTTGTTTTTAATAAACCACGCAGATATGCACTTTCGTGAAGCTACCATTGATGATATTCCCGGCCTCTTTAAAGTTCGCTTTGCAGTGAAGGAAAATCGCCTGAATAACCCTGACCTGGCCACCAGGGAAGATTGTGAACGTTATCTGACTACAGATGGGAAGGGATGGGTATGTGAGGCCGCCGGCAATATTGTAGGCTTTGCCATAATAGATGCTATGCGAAATAATATATGGGCTTTATTTGTTGATCCCGGTTATGAAGCACAAGGTATTGGCAAGCAATTACAAACCCTGATGCTGGACTGGCATTTCAGTGAATCGGATGATATGTTGTGGCTGGGAACCAGCGCCAATACAAGAGCTGAGCGGTTCTATGCACTCACCGGCTGGATGAAGACGGGCATGCTGGACACCGGCGAAGTAAAATT
The Chitinophaga sp. MM2321 DNA segment above includes these coding regions:
- a CDS encoding sterol desaturase family protein, with translation MDFLQTIYHELISFLGIGQLLEMYKTGDYRALLTLKGIFSVISPVVPFLLLIEVIRAFIYKRFKIEDYKIPFLIFVLNRFISRFISIAAVAFCIGFFEKYAPIKTTFTWYWFIYGYVVWEFSHFIYHYLGHKVRLFWCLHSTHHAPKAMNLSVTYTHFFLEAPYADVIRTTICILAGINPPLLFLIMFIDGTWGAFIHVGENLIKDGRLGFLNRILLTPSHHRVHHAKNPLYMDTNFCNLLNIWDKVFGTFQYEKKELEIEYGISREMNPGNLWDVYFGELYCLGRDIIHAPGITNKLLYIVMPPGWSHTGQHKTAKVVKQAYLDEMKARGEVRPVEEPVS
- a CDS encoding RNA-binding protein — encoded protein: MNLYISNLSSYTTEEDLRNLFSKFGAIDSVKIIVDKFTNQSRGFGFIEMPSDAEANEAIQGLNNTEVQGRSLGVAVARPKENNNNNRNNRW
- a CDS encoding ketoacyl-ACP synthase III; amino-acid sequence: MNTVKTIIKGTGCFIPSLVKLNRDFAADSFYDAHQVQIATATLEVIDKFQQITGINERRYADNDQNASGMAAIAASRAITDAGIDPETIDQIIVAHNFGDVGVSSIQSDAVPSLASRVKHTLGIRNVSCVAYDILFGCPGWLQGVIQADAFIKAGIAKRCLVIGTETLSRVIDSYDRDSMIFSDGAGAVIIEASNDPAGNAGILSSAAQSFAMDEANYINMGSSYLPNADEQVKYIKMQGRKVYEFALKHVPTAIKTCIDAIGMDITQVKKIFIHQANEKLDEAIVKALYKLYNITPVLSEVMPMNIHALGNSSVATIPTLFDMVRKGAFPEHKLDAGDVVVFASVGAGMNINAVCYRM
- a CDS encoding PhzF family phenazine biosynthesis protein, which produces MNIRFFQVDAFTNKPFKGNPAGVCIMDAPADDQTLQAIAAENNIAETAFLFKQPDGYRLRWFTPKVEMPLCGHATLASAHVLWTTGLAPAEEVIQFHTLSGLLTAARKDNRIELDFPARSHEPVALPTALRQLFGDNYADVVFSHDRYIVELHSPEDVINFVPDFHLLEKYLCVITSKGNNGYPYDFVSRYFAVPVGVNEDPVTGSAHCSLATYWAERLHKKTFHAYQASARGGELKVILQNDRVLLQGEAVTVVAGTFYI
- a CDS encoding alanyl-tRNA synthetase → MSTGNKKQQLLKWLKKLGVWGFLFFLIKGLIWLAIGYWVIGK
- a CDS encoding GNAT family N-acetyltransferase, which gives rise to MHFREATIDDIPGLFKVRFAVKENRLNNPDLATREDCERYLTTDGKGWVCEAAGNIVGFAIIDAMRNNIWALFVDPGYEAQGIGKQLQTLMLDWHFSESDDMLWLGTSANTRAERFYALTGWMKTGMLDTGEVKFIITRNRWLQVSGLS